One Intestinimonas butyriciproducens genomic window, AAAAATGCCCGGTATATCGTCTCCTGCGACGACAAGGACACTCTGTATGAACGCACAAATCTCTATATCAAGGACGGCGTTATCGCCTCAATCGGCCGTGACTACCACACTGCGGACCAGATCATCGACGCCTCCTCCATGGTGGTCTACCCCGGCCTCATCAACACCCATCACCACCTCTACCAAATCTTCTCCCGCAACCTGCCGGAGGTGCAGAAGATGGAGCTGTTTCCCTGGCTGGTCACCCTGTACGAGGTCTGGAAGGGGCTCGACGAGGAGGTGGTCGCCTACTCCACCCTCACGGGCCTGGGCGAGCTCCTGAAAACCGGATGCACCACCTGTTTCGACCATCATTATGTCTTTCCCCGCGGAGCAGGCGATCTCATCGCCGCTCAGTTCCGGGCCGCGGCTCAGGTCGGGATGCGCTTCGTGGCCTCCCGCGGCTCCATGGATCTCTCTCAGAAGGATGGGGGCCTTCCCCCCGATTCGGTAGTGCAGACCATCGACGAGATCATGGCCGATTCCGAACGGCTGGTCCGGGTATGGCATGACCCTTCGCCTTTTTCCATGCGCCAGGTGGCCCTGGCCCCGTGTTCTCCCTTTTCGGTGAGCGGCGACCTGCTCCGGGAATCCGCCAAGCTGGCCCGGACCCTGGGTGTGCGCCTTCACACCCACGTAGCCGAGACCAGGGACGAGGAGCAGTTTACGCTGGAGAAATTCGGTCTCCGCCCCATAGCCTACATGCAGTCTCTGGGCTGGACCGGGCCGGACGTCTGGTATGCCCACGGCATCCACTTCAACGACGACGAGCTGCGCATCCTGGCGGAGACGGGCACCGGCGTGGCCCACTGTCCCGCGTCCAATATGAAGCTCTCCTCCGGCGTATGCCGGGTGCCGGAGCTGCTCCGGCTGGACATCCCGGTGGGGCTGGCCGTGGATGGCGCGGCCTCCAACGACGGCTCCAGTCTGCTGGAGGAAATGCGCGTGTGTTATCTGCTCCACCGGCTCCACGCCAGCGCCGCCGCCCCCACAGGCTACGATGTGCTGAAGCTTGCCACCCGAGGCTCCGCCCG contains:
- a CDS encoding 8-oxoguanine deaminase — protein: MPTLLIKNARYIVSCDDKDTLYERTNLYIKDGVIASIGRDYHTADQIIDASSMVVYPGLINTHHHLYQIFSRNLPEVQKMELFPWLVTLYEVWKGLDEEVVAYSTLTGLGELLKTGCTTCFDHHYVFPRGAGDLIAAQFRAAAQVGMRFVASRGSMDLSQKDGGLPPDSVVQTIDEIMADSERLVRVWHDPSPFSMRQVALAPCSPFSVSGDLLRESAKLARTLGVRLHTHVAETRDEEQFTLEKFGLRPIAYMQSLGWTGPDVWYAHGIHFNDDELRILAETGTGVAHCPASNMKLSSGVCRVPELLRLDIPVGLAVDGAASNDGSSLLEEMRVCYLLHRLHASAAAPTGYDVLKLATRGSARLLGRDDIGCLAAGKAADLFLIDLNRLSLVGAQFDPMSMLGTVGFKGDVDYTIVNGVPVVQHGELTTIDERETAYEANRVVARYLGR